The Porites lutea chromosome 4, jaPorLute2.1, whole genome shotgun sequence genome contains a region encoding:
- the LOC140935126 gene encoding uncharacterized protein: MNRNFCWCRNLLGQKLSDDEMGNIKHPAAELYAHVTFKSIQAGAVLGMVLFAPAVRLAAGPRTLAAVTETAIRYGRKGAIIGVPLGPVLTYARAASGEGINEDGYIDRAYRLRYNRNQIRVDQASILGTLGGAGGSLLLGGSAVNGAVVGLVGGTVAMGLYNTIFAERHL; the protein is encoded by the exons ATGAACCGCAACTTTTGTTGGTGCCGTAACTTACTGGGTCAAAAGCTGTCAGATGATGAAATGGGGAATATAAAACACCCTGCTGCAGAACTCTATGCTCATGTTACCTTCAAGTCTATTCAGGCTGGAGCTGTTTTAGGAATGGTTTTGTTTGCTCCTGCAGTCCGCCTTGCAGCAGGCCCTCGCACGCTAGCAGCTGTTACTGAAACAGCTATTCGTTACGGACGAAAAGGTGCAATAATTGGTGTTCCTCTAGGTCCTGTCCTGACATACGCCAGAGCCGCAAGTGGTGAAGGCATCAATGAGGATGGCTACATTGATCGTGCATACAGATTAAG ATATAACCGAAACCAGATCCGTGTAGATCAAGCCTCTATTTTAGGCACCTTAGGTGGGGCAGGCGGGTCCTTGTTGCTAGGAGGCTCTGCTGTGAATGGTGCTGTGGTTGGCCTTGTAGGTGGAACGGTTGCCATGGGGCTCTATAACACCATATTTGCTGAGAGGCATCTCTAG
- the LOC140935127 gene encoding transmembrane protein 91-like, translating to MANLYPSSRQPGHQTNPVVNSMDLDQDLPPNHLMLALLSTIFCTCPCGLVSLCYAVRVNSDFERGNTAGAQYNSNQAWKWGMASISIGCLTILVVMVYYLIEVALHATL from the exons ATGGCAAATTTGTATCCAAGCTCACGGCAACCCGGACATCAGACAAATCCCGTTGTAAAT agcaTGGATCTTGATCAAGATTTGCCTCCTAATCATCTTATGCTGGCTCTGTTGAGTACCATATTTTGCACCTGTCCCTGTGGGCTGGTATCATTATGCTATGCAGTGCGG GTGAACTCTGACTTTGAACGGGGAAATACAGCTGGTGCTCAATACAATTCCAACCAAGCATGGAAATGGGGAATGGCGTCAATCAGTATCGGCTGTTTGACCATCCTTGTGGTTATGGTTTACTACTTGATAGAGGTGGCTCTGCATGCAACTTTATAA